The following proteins are encoded in a genomic region of Xenopus laevis strain J_2021 chromosome 3L, Xenopus_laevis_v10.1, whole genome shotgun sequence:
- the idh3a.L gene encoding isocitrate dehydrogenase [NAD] subunit alpha, mitochondrial isoform X1, which yields MNMAGSAWRSLVRHCTSMRETRLRVISRVAGAITTPEYGARQLSNHVHTVTLIPGDGIGPEISAAVMKIFETAKAPVQWEERNVTAIKGPGGKWMIPPEAKESMDKNKMGLKGPLKTPIAAGHPSMNLLLRKTFDLYANVRPCVSIEGYRTPYTDVDLVTIRENTEGEYSGIEHVIVDGVVQSIKLITEEASHRIAQFAFEYARNNQRSTVTAVHKANIMRMSDGLFLKNCREVAESFKDIKFNEMYLDTVCLNMVQDPTEFDVLVMPNLYGDILSDLCAGLIGGLGVTPSGNIGANGVAIFESVHGTAPDIAGKDLANPTALLLSAVMMLRHMGLHDYGRKIENACFETIKSGKALTKDLGGNAKCSEFTNEICRRIQDSD from the exons ATGAACATGGCTGGCAGCGCCTGGAGGTCACTGGTGAGACACTGTACCAGTATGAGGGAAACAAGGCTCCGAGTT ATCTCTCGTGTGGCAGGGGCAATCACTACACCAGAATATGGAGCCAGGCAGCTTTCTAATCAT GTGCACACTGTCACTCTCATACCAGGGGATGGAATTGGCCCAGAGATTTCAGCAGCTGTCATGAAGATTTTTGAGACTGCCAAA GCTCCTGTACAGTGGGAAGAGAGAAATGTTACAGCAATTAAAGGGCCTGGTGGAAAGTGGATGATTCCCCCTGAAGCCAAAGAATCCATGGATAAGAACAAGATGGGATTGAAAG GACCTTTAAAGACACCCATCGCTGCTGGGCATCCGTCCATGAACTTGCTGCTCCGCAAAACATTCGATCTCTATGCAAATGTGCGTCCATGTGTTTCCATTGAGGGATACAGAACCCCTTACACAGATGTAGACCTGGTCACAATCCGTGAGAACACAGAAGGAGAATATAGTGGAATAGAGCATGTG ATTGTGGATGGTGTGGTGCAAAGTATTAAGCTTATTACAGAGGAAGCCAGCCATCGCATTGCACAGTTTGCCTTTGAGTATGCAAGGAACAACCAGAGAAGCACAGTGACTGCAGTGCACAAAGCTAATATCAT gagGATGTCTGATGGGCTGTTCCTGAAAAATTGTCGAGAAGTTGCAGAAAGTTTTAAAGACATTAAGTTTAATGAAATGTACCTGGATACCGTGTGTCTTAAT ATGGTCCAGGATCCTACTGAGTTTGATGTGCTAGTTATGCCAAACCTCTATGGTGACATATTGAg tGACCTTTGTGCAGGTCTAATTGGAGGTCTGGGAGTGACACCAAGTGGAAATATCGGTGCTAATGGGGTAGCAATCTTTGAATcg GTTCATGGCACAGCCCCAGATATTGCTGGAAAAGACTTGGCAAACCCCACTGCTCTCCTCCTAAGCGCAGTCATGATGCTGCGGCACATGGGTCTCCACGATTATGGGCGCAAGATAGAAAATGCCTGTTTTGAGACAATCAAATCTGGCAag GCTCTGACTAAAGACTTGGGTGGTAACGCCAAGTGCTCTGAATTTACCAATGAAATCTGCCGCAGAATACAGGACAGCGATTAG
- the idh3a.L gene encoding isocitrate dehydrogenase [NAD] subunit alpha, mitochondrial isoform X2 yields MNMAGSAWRSLISRVAGAITTPEYGARQLSNHVHTVTLIPGDGIGPEISAAVMKIFETAKAPVQWEERNVTAIKGPGGKWMIPPEAKESMDKNKMGLKGPLKTPIAAGHPSMNLLLRKTFDLYANVRPCVSIEGYRTPYTDVDLVTIRENTEGEYSGIEHVIVDGVVQSIKLITEEASHRIAQFAFEYARNNQRSTVTAVHKANIMRMSDGLFLKNCREVAESFKDIKFNEMYLDTVCLNMVQDPTEFDVLVMPNLYGDILSDLCAGLIGGLGVTPSGNIGANGVAIFESVHGTAPDIAGKDLANPTALLLSAVMMLRHMGLHDYGRKIENACFETIKSGKALTKDLGGNAKCSEFTNEICRRIQDSD; encoded by the exons ATGAACATGGCTGGCAGCGCCTGGAGGTCACTG ATCTCTCGTGTGGCAGGGGCAATCACTACACCAGAATATGGAGCCAGGCAGCTTTCTAATCAT GTGCACACTGTCACTCTCATACCAGGGGATGGAATTGGCCCAGAGATTTCAGCAGCTGTCATGAAGATTTTTGAGACTGCCAAA GCTCCTGTACAGTGGGAAGAGAGAAATGTTACAGCAATTAAAGGGCCTGGTGGAAAGTGGATGATTCCCCCTGAAGCCAAAGAATCCATGGATAAGAACAAGATGGGATTGAAAG GACCTTTAAAGACACCCATCGCTGCTGGGCATCCGTCCATGAACTTGCTGCTCCGCAAAACATTCGATCTCTATGCAAATGTGCGTCCATGTGTTTCCATTGAGGGATACAGAACCCCTTACACAGATGTAGACCTGGTCACAATCCGTGAGAACACAGAAGGAGAATATAGTGGAATAGAGCATGTG ATTGTGGATGGTGTGGTGCAAAGTATTAAGCTTATTACAGAGGAAGCCAGCCATCGCATTGCACAGTTTGCCTTTGAGTATGCAAGGAACAACCAGAGAAGCACAGTGACTGCAGTGCACAAAGCTAATATCAT gagGATGTCTGATGGGCTGTTCCTGAAAAATTGTCGAGAAGTTGCAGAAAGTTTTAAAGACATTAAGTTTAATGAAATGTACCTGGATACCGTGTGTCTTAAT ATGGTCCAGGATCCTACTGAGTTTGATGTGCTAGTTATGCCAAACCTCTATGGTGACATATTGAg tGACCTTTGTGCAGGTCTAATTGGAGGTCTGGGAGTGACACCAAGTGGAAATATCGGTGCTAATGGGGTAGCAATCTTTGAATcg GTTCATGGCACAGCCCCAGATATTGCTGGAAAAGACTTGGCAAACCCCACTGCTCTCCTCCTAAGCGCAGTCATGATGCTGCGGCACATGGGTCTCCACGATTATGGGCGCAAGATAGAAAATGCCTGTTTTGAGACAATCAAATCTGGCAag GCTCTGACTAAAGACTTGGGTGGTAACGCCAAGTGCTCTGAATTTACCAATGAAATCTGCCGCAGAATACAGGACAGCGATTAG
- the LOC108711284 gene encoding calcium and integrin-binding family member 2 has translation MGNKQTIFTDEQLDAYQDCTFFTRKEILRLHGIFYELAPSIVPMDYTDDPDVKLPIQLIINMPELVENPFKERIVQSFSEDGDGNLSFNDFVDMLSVMSEMAPRELKAIYAFKIYDFNTDNFICKSDLEKTINKLTREELEEEEVNLVCEKVIEEADMDGDGKLAFADFENMISKAPDFLSTFHIRI, from the exons ATGGGCAATAAGCAAACAATATTTACAGATGAACAGCTAGACGCATACCAG GACTGCACCTTCTTTACACGAAAAGAAATTCTCCG GTTACACGGGATATTCTACGAGCTGGCACCTAGCATTGTGCCGATGGATTATACAGATGACCCGGATGTCAAACTGCCAATCCAACTAATAATTAACATGCCAGAGCTAGTG gagaatcCTTTCAAGGAGAGAATTGTTCAGTCCTTCTCTGAAGATGGAGACGGAAACCTCAGTTTCAATGACTTTGTTGACATGTTATCTGTGATGAGTGAAATGGCTCCACGTGAGCTCAAGGCAATCTACGCATTTAAAATCTATG ATTTCAACACTGACAACTTCATTTGTAAATCAGACCTagagaaaacaataaataaactgacAAGAGAAGAACTGGAGGAAGAAGAGGTAAATCTGGTCTGTGAGAAGGTCATTGAAGAAGCTGATATGGATGGGGACGGTAAATTGGCATTTGCAGATTTTGAGAACATGATTTCCAAAGCTCCAGATTTTCTCAG TACTTTTCATATACGAATATGA